The proteins below are encoded in one region of Streptomyces marianii:
- a CDS encoding LysR family transcriptional regulator produces MIEARHLRVLRAVAATGSFSAAARELGCTQPAVSQQMKALEASAGTPLLVRTGREMRLTQAGEALVRHAAGILAGLTAAEEEVAAIAGLRAGRVRLVSFSSGSSTLVPAALAALRAAHPGTRVSLVEAEPPRSEEMLREGDCDVALAFRYGAGGTEWADLVVRPLLSDRLVGLVPEGHRLADAGSVSIADLADEPWIAGCPRCRRQLVAVCEDSGFTPRIDFATDDYPAVVGLVGAGLGVAVLPELALESVVPKGARTVAVEPSVHREIVALTLPDLAQVPTVAATLDRLALAAAR; encoded by the coding sequence GTGATCGAAGCCCGCCATCTCCGCGTCCTGCGTGCCGTGGCCGCTACCGGCTCCTTCTCCGCGGCGGCCCGCGAGCTGGGCTGCACCCAGCCGGCCGTCAGCCAGCAGATGAAGGCCCTGGAGGCGTCCGCGGGGACGCCGCTGCTGGTCCGCACCGGCCGGGAGATGCGCCTCACTCAGGCCGGGGAGGCGCTGGTGCGCCACGCGGCGGGCATTCTGGCCGGGCTCACCGCGGCCGAGGAGGAGGTCGCCGCGATCGCCGGGCTCCGCGCCGGCCGGGTCCGGCTGGTGTCGTTCTCCAGCGGCAGCTCCACGCTGGTGCCCGCTGCCCTCGCCGCCCTGCGTGCCGCGCACCCGGGCACGCGCGTCTCACTGGTCGAGGCGGAGCCGCCCCGATCCGAGGAGATGCTGCGCGAGGGGGACTGCGACGTGGCGCTCGCGTTCCGGTACGGCGCCGGAGGCACGGAGTGGGCTGATCTCGTCGTACGGCCGTTGCTCAGCGACCGGCTGGTGGGGCTGGTGCCCGAGGGGCACCGCCTCGCCGACGCGGGGTCCGTCTCCATCGCGGACCTCGCGGACGAGCCGTGGATCGCCGGGTGTCCCCGCTGCCGCCGCCAGCTCGTGGCGGTCTGCGAGGATTCGGGGTTCACCCCCAGGATCGACTTCGCCACGGACGACTACCCGGCCGTGGTCGGGCTCGTCGGCGCCGGTCTCGGCGTCGCGGTGCTGCCGGAACTCGCACTCGAATCCGTGGTGCCCAAGGGGGCTCGCACGGTGGCGGTGGAACCCTCCGTCCACCGCGAGATCGTCGCCCTGACCCTGCCCGATCTGGCTCAGGTGCCCACGGTCGCGGCCACGCTGGACCGGCTGGCCCTGGCCGCCGCTCGCTGA
- a CDS encoding GuaB3 family IMP dehydrogenase-related protein: protein MTEIEIGRGKRGRRAYAFDDIAVVPSRRTRDPKEVSIAWQIDAYRFELPFLAAPMDSVVSPQTAIRIGELGGLGVLNLEGLWTRYEDPQPLLDEIAELPAESATRRLQEIYAAPIKEELIGQRLKEVRDSGVVTAAALSPQRTAQFSKTVVDAGVDIFVIRGTTVSAEHVSGAAEPLNLKQFIYELDVPVIVGGCATYTAALHLMRTGAAGVLVGFGGGAAHTTRNVLGIQVPMATAVADVAAARRDYMDESGGRYVHVIADGGVGWSGDLPKAIACGADAVMMGSPLARATDAPGRGHHWGMEAVHEDVPRGKLVDLGIVGTTEEILTGPSHTPDGSMNLFGALRRAMATTGYSELKEFQRVEVTVADSQHKR, encoded by the coding sequence GTGACTGAGATCGAGATCGGGCGCGGCAAGCGCGGCCGCAGGGCGTACGCGTTCGACGACATCGCCGTCGTACCGAGCCGGCGCACCCGGGACCCGAAGGAGGTCTCGATCGCGTGGCAGATCGATGCCTACCGCTTCGAGCTGCCGTTCCTGGCCGCCCCCATGGACTCCGTCGTCTCCCCGCAGACCGCGATCCGCATCGGTGAGCTGGGCGGACTGGGCGTGCTGAACCTCGAGGGCCTGTGGACCCGGTACGAGGACCCGCAGCCGCTGCTCGACGAGATCGCCGAACTGCCCGCGGAGAGCGCGACTCGCCGTCTGCAGGAGATCTACGCCGCTCCGATCAAGGAGGAGCTGATCGGGCAGCGCCTGAAGGAGGTGCGGGACTCCGGCGTCGTCACGGCCGCCGCCCTGTCGCCGCAGCGCACCGCGCAGTTCTCCAAGACCGTCGTCGACGCGGGCGTGGACATCTTCGTCATCCGCGGCACGACCGTCTCGGCCGAGCACGTCTCGGGGGCGGCCGAGCCGCTGAACCTGAAGCAGTTCATCTACGAGCTCGACGTCCCGGTCATCGTCGGCGGCTGCGCCACGTACACGGCGGCGCTGCACCTGATGCGCACCGGCGCGGCGGGTGTCCTCGTCGGCTTCGGCGGCGGCGCCGCGCACACCACCCGCAATGTGCTGGGGATCCAGGTGCCCATGGCGACGGCCGTCGCGGACGTCGCCGCGGCCCGCCGCGACTACATGGACGAGTCCGGCGGCCGGTACGTCCACGTCATCGCCGACGGCGGTGTCGGCTGGTCCGGCGACCTCCCGAAGGCCATCGCCTGCGGTGCGGACGCCGTGATGATGGGCTCCCCGCTGGCCCGCGCGACGGACGCGCCGGGTCGGGGCCACCACTGGGGCATGGAGGCAGTCCACGAGGACGTGCCGCGCGGCAAGCTCGTCGACCTGGGCATCGTCGGTACGACGGAGGAGATCCTCACCGGTCCGTCGCACACCCCCGACGGCTCGATGAACCTCTTCGGCGCCCTGCGGCGCGCCATGGCGACGACGGGCTACAGCGAGCTCAAGGAGTTCCAGCGCGTCGAGGTGACCGTCGCGGACTCCCAGCACAAGCGCTGA
- the guaB gene encoding IMP dehydrogenase — protein MTAYVDGVPEKFATLGLTYDDVLLLPGASDMAPDQIDASSLVSKNVRVNIPLLSAAMDKVTESRMAIAMARQGGVGVLHRNLSIADQANQVDLVKRSESGMVTDPITVHPDATLAEADAICAKFRISGVPVTDAAGKLLGIVTNRDMAFETDRSQQVRDVMTPMPLVTGKVGISGVDAMELLRRHKIEKLPLVDDAGILKGLITVKDFVKAEKYPNAAKDKDGRLIVGAAVGVAGDAFERAQALIEAGVDFIVVDTAHGHSKLVGDMVAKIKSNSPVDVIGGNVATRDGAQALVDAGVDGIKVGVGPGSICTTRVVAGIGVPQVTAIYEASLAAKEAGVPVIGDGGLQYSGDIAKALVAGADTVMLGSLLAGCEESPGELLFINGKQFKSYRGMGSLGAMQSRGDQRSFSKDRYFQEGVASDEKLVPEGIEGQVPYRGPLSAVVHQLVGGLRQSMFYVGGRTVPELQDRGRFVRITSAGLKESHPHDIQMTVEAPNYSRK, from the coding sequence ATGACTGCATACGTCGACGGAGTGCCCGAGAAATTCGCGACACTCGGGCTGACCTACGACGACGTGCTGCTCCTGCCCGGCGCGTCCGACATGGCGCCCGACCAGATCGACGCCTCCTCGCTCGTCTCGAAGAACGTCCGGGTGAACATCCCGCTGCTGTCCGCGGCCATGGACAAGGTCACCGAGTCCCGGATGGCCATCGCCATGGCCCGCCAGGGCGGCGTCGGCGTGCTGCACCGCAACCTCTCCATCGCCGACCAGGCCAACCAGGTCGACCTGGTGAAGCGCTCCGAGTCCGGCATGGTCACCGACCCGATCACGGTGCACCCGGACGCGACGCTCGCCGAGGCAGACGCGATCTGCGCCAAGTTCCGCATCAGCGGCGTTCCCGTCACCGACGCGGCCGGCAAGCTGCTCGGCATCGTCACCAACCGCGACATGGCCTTCGAGACGGACCGCTCCCAGCAGGTGCGCGACGTCATGACCCCGATGCCGCTGGTGACCGGCAAGGTCGGCATCTCCGGCGTGGACGCCATGGAGCTGCTGCGCCGCCACAAGATCGAGAAGCTTCCGCTGGTCGACGACGCGGGCATCCTCAAGGGCCTCATCACGGTCAAGGACTTCGTCAAGGCGGAGAAGTACCCCAACGCCGCGAAGGACAAGGACGGCCGGCTCATCGTCGGCGCCGCCGTCGGTGTCGCCGGCGACGCCTTCGAGCGGGCCCAGGCCCTCATCGAGGCCGGTGTCGACTTCATCGTCGTCGACACCGCCCACGGCCACTCCAAGCTGGTCGGCGACATGGTCGCCAAGATCAAGTCGAACTCCCCCGTGGACGTCATCGGCGGCAACGTCGCGACCCGCGACGGCGCCCAGGCGCTCGTCGACGCCGGCGTGGACGGCATCAAGGTCGGTGTCGGCCCCGGGTCGATCTGCACGACCCGGGTCGTCGCAGGAATCGGCGTCCCGCAGGTCACCGCGATCTACGAGGCGTCGCTGGCCGCCAAGGAGGCGGGCGTCCCGGTCATCGGCGACGGCGGCCTCCAGTACAGCGGCGACATCGCCAAGGCCCTGGTCGCCGGTGCCGACACGGTGATGCTCGGCTCGCTGCTCGCCGGCTGCGAGGAGTCCCCGGGCGAACTGCTCTTCATCAACGGCAAGCAGTTCAAGTCCTACCGCGGCATGGGCTCGCTCGGCGCGATGCAGTCCCGGGGCGACCAGCGCTCCTTCTCCAAGGACCGCTACTTCCAGGAGGGCGTCGCCTCCGACGAGAAGCTCGTCCCCGAGGGCATCGAGGGCCAGGTGCCCTACCGCGGCCCGCTCTCGGCGGTCGTCCACCAGCTGGTGGGCGGTCTGCGCCAGTCGATGTTCTACGTCGGCGGCCGCACGGTGCCGGAGCTGCAGGACCGCGGCCGGTTCGTCAGGATCACCTCGGCGGGTCTCAAGGAGAGCCACCCGCACGACATCCAGATGACGGTCGAGGCGCCGAACTACAGCAGGAAGTAG
- a CDS encoding WhiB family transcriptional regulator — MADFSRLPGPNADLWDWQLLAACRGVDSSLFFHPEGERGAARSARENSAKEVCMRCPVRAECAAHALAVREPYGVWGGLTEDEREELMGRARHRLIPAGGAGGAPQG; from the coding sequence ATGGCAGATTTCTCCCGCCTTCCCGGACCGAACGCCGATCTGTGGGACTGGCAGCTGCTCGCAGCGTGCCGTGGGGTAGACAGCTCACTCTTCTTCCATCCCGAGGGGGAACGCGGCGCGGCAAGGAGTGCGCGCGAGAACTCGGCGAAAGAGGTCTGCATGAGGTGCCCGGTACGCGCGGAGTGCGCGGCGCACGCACTCGCGGTCCGGGAGCCCTACGGGGTCTGGGGCGGACTGACGGAGGACGAACGCGAGGAACTCATGGGGCGGGCCCGGCACCGGCTGATCCCGGCAGGGGGCGCGGGGGGCGCGCCGCAGGGCTGA
- a CDS encoding sigma-70 family RNA polymerase sigma factor: protein MRDDEAAAAQGAIGALVQRAVDGDDQATHDLLARVHPLALRYCRTRLSRLPGDARHFVEDLAQEVCVAVLMALPRYRDTGRPFEAFVFAIAAHKVADLQRAAMRHPGSTAVPSDEMPERPDDSLGPEERALLSDDAEWAKRLLASLPENQRELLVLRVAVGLTAEETGQMLGMSPGAVRVAQHRALSRLRALAEQ from the coding sequence ATGCGCGACGACGAGGCGGCGGCTGCCCAGGGGGCCATCGGTGCCCTCGTTCAGCGTGCCGTCGACGGCGACGACCAGGCCACACACGATCTGCTGGCCCGGGTCCACCCGCTCGCGCTGCGGTACTGCCGCACCCGGCTGAGCCGGCTGCCCGGTGACGCCCGTCACTTCGTCGAGGACCTCGCGCAGGAAGTCTGCGTCGCGGTCCTCATGGCGCTGCCGCGCTACAGGGACACCGGTCGTCCCTTCGAGGCCTTCGTCTTCGCGATCGCCGCGCACAAGGTCGCCGACCTACAGCGGGCCGCCATGCGGCACCCCGGGTCCACCGCGGTGCCGTCCGACGAGATGCCGGAGCGGCCCGACGACTCGCTCGGTCCCGAGGAGCGCGCGCTGCTCAGCGATGACGCGGAGTGGGCCAAGCGGCTCCTCGCCAGTCTCCCGGAGAACCAGCGTGAGCTGCTGGTGCTGAGGGTCGCGGTCGGGCTCACCGCGGAGGAGACCGGACAGATGCTCGGCATGTCGCCGGGCGCGGTCCGCGTCGCGCAGCACCGGGCCCTCAGCAGACTGCGAGCACTCGCGGAGCAGTAG
- a CDS encoding protein kinase domain-containing protein → MSEAEQSRDTTREPLRDAQPEGGHATGADPAASSAAERSEHPDAGSGSRDGGSGGTADKGTARDSARGASDDGAGRGGRDGGTGSVDAAGDAGPETGRAAAGPESGDGPGSDGANAPATEAGTRAKPAAGQANLMKDGGSQSTDRRPDPAKRGAARDATGDGGSRGPDRGPGAGAPEDAEADPRRSGAEDAEGGGTHGPAKEPAGRTAPGRGDAKAAEAGSGPSGRAGDAKAAGSSSRRGPTTEGRLLAGRYRLGGVLGRGGMGTVWRADDETLGRTVAVKELRFPNSIDEDEKRRLITRTLREAKAIARIRNTGAVTVYDVVDEDDRPWIVMELVEGKSLAEAIREDGLLTPRRAAEVGLAVLDVLRSAHREGILHRDVKPSNVLISSDGRVVLTDFGIAQVEGDPSITSTGMLVGAPSYISPERARGHKPGPAADLWSLGGLLYASVEGCPPYDKGSAIATLTAVMTEPLDPPKNAGPLEEVIYGLLAKDPAQRLDDAGARALLRNVVDTPERPAEPEPSPEATRVVALPVPPESAVPTRDRARDTADAAERVRGALRSVRNAAKSDVGQTEGKDGAAKPPTAPAATRTTPVRAPLTDVVPRRTLVIVAVVAALAILSTVLVVLLGGDGDKGEQNKPKSDTTSAGSTAGGDAEDDGGATGDSGRNEQGEGDGRPTGDAGEGNGGTDTGGAQPSGGTDPGAPAGNALPAGYAMVSNDQFHFTMAMPKSFRRTGTAGQNSGAIFSADGGFPRVQVDFTDSPKGDAAAAWKAAWSAVSGSSSGYEHLGIKPVEYKGYPTVADWSFERNQGGQRVRVLNRGFKVDARRGYSIMISCKASEWDGAECSTLRKTAFATFAPKD, encoded by the coding sequence ATGTCGGAGGCGGAGCAGTCGCGGGACACGACACGGGAACCCCTTCGGGACGCGCAGCCGGAGGGCGGACACGCCACCGGCGCGGATCCCGCGGCGAGTTCGGCCGCGGAGCGGTCCGAGCATCCGGATGCGGGCTCCGGCTCCCGTGACGGCGGTTCGGGTGGGACCGCGGACAAGGGCACGGCGCGGGACTCCGCGCGCGGTGCGTCGGACGACGGCGCAGGCCGGGGCGGGCGGGACGGTGGCACCGGTTCGGTGGACGCGGCCGGGGACGCGGGGCCGGAGACCGGGCGGGCCGCGGCCGGTCCCGAGTCCGGTGACGGGCCCGGCTCCGATGGCGCGAACGCGCCCGCAACCGAGGCCGGTACGCGTGCGAAACCGGCTGCGGGGCAGGCGAACCTGATGAAGGACGGTGGGTCACAGAGCACGGACCGGCGGCCGGACCCGGCGAAGCGTGGCGCGGCGCGGGACGCGACCGGTGACGGCGGATCACGGGGCCCGGACCGCGGTCCCGGGGCGGGCGCTCCCGAGGACGCCGAGGCCGACCCGCGGCGTTCCGGTGCCGAGGACGCCGAGGGCGGGGGCACGCACGGCCCGGCGAAGGAACCGGCGGGCCGGACGGCTCCCGGGCGCGGTGACGCGAAGGCCGCGGAGGCGGGCTCCGGCCCGTCCGGTCGGGCCGGTGACGCGAAGGCCGCGGGATCCTCGTCGCGACGCGGACCGACCACGGAGGGACGGCTGTTGGCCGGCCGGTACCGGCTGGGAGGCGTTCTCGGGCGCGGCGGCATGGGCACCGTCTGGCGGGCCGACGACGAGACGCTCGGCCGCACGGTCGCCGTGAAGGAACTGCGCTTCCCGAACAGCATCGACGAGGACGAGAAGCGCCGCCTCATCACCCGGACCCTGCGCGAGGCGAAGGCGATCGCCCGGATCCGCAACACCGGCGCCGTCACGGTCTACGACGTCGTCGACGAGGACGACCGCCCGTGGATCGTGATGGAGCTCGTCGAGGGCAAGTCTCTCGCCGAGGCCATCCGGGAGGACGGCCTCCTGACGCCCCGGCGGGCCGCCGAGGTCGGTCTCGCCGTCCTCGACGTCCTGCGCTCCGCGCACCGCGAGGGCATCCTGCACCGCGACGTGAAACCGTCCAACGTCCTCATCTCGTCGGACGGCCGGGTCGTGCTCACCGACTTCGGCATCGCCCAGGTCGAGGGCGATCCCTCGATCACCTCCACCGGCATGCTCGTCGGCGCGCCCTCGTACATCTCCCCGGAGCGCGCCCGGGGCCACAAGCCCGGTCCGGCCGCCGACCTCTGGTCGCTGGGCGGACTGCTGTACGCGAGCGTGGAGGGCTGCCCCCCGTACGACAAGGGTTCGGCCATCGCGACGCTGACCGCCGTGATGACCGAGCCGCTCGATCCGCCGAAGAACGCCGGGCCGCTGGAGGAGGTCATCTACGGCCTGCTGGCCAAGGACCCGGCGCAGCGGCTCGACGACGCCGGTGCCCGCGCGCTGCTGCGGAACGTGGTCGACACCCCCGAGCGCCCGGCGGAGCCGGAGCCCTCGCCGGAGGCGACCCGCGTCGTGGCCCTGCCCGTCCCGCCCGAGTCGGCCGTCCCCACCCGGGACCGGGCCAGGGACACCGCGGACGCGGCCGAGCGAGTCCGCGGAGCGCTGCGCTCGGTCCGGAACGCGGCGAAGAGCGATGTTGGGCAGACCGAGGGCAAGGACGGCGCCGCCAAGCCACCGACGGCGCCCGCGGCCACCCGGACGACTCCCGTGCGGGCGCCGCTCACCGATGTGGTGCCCCGCCGCACACTGGTGATCGTCGCGGTCGTCGCCGCGCTCGCGATCCTGTCCACCGTGCTCGTCGTCCTGCTGGGCGGGGACGGGGACAAGGGCGAGCAGAACAAGCCGAAGAGCGACACCACCTCCGCCGGGAGCACCGCGGGCGGCGACGCCGAGGACGACGGCGGTGCCACCGGCGACAGCGGCCGGAACGAGCAGGGCGAGGGCGACGGCCGGCCCACGGGTGACGCCGGCGAGGGCAACGGGGGCACGGACACGGGCGGGGCACAGCCGTCCGGCGGCACGGACCCCGGAGCCCCCGCGGGGAACGCACTCCCCGCCGGGTACGCGATGGTGTCGAACGATCAGTTCCACTTCACCATGGCGATGCCGAAGTCGTTCCGCCGCACCGGTACCGCCGGCCAGAACTCGGGTGCGATCTTCAGTGCGGACGGCGGTTTCCCGCGCGTCCAGGTCGACTTCACCGACAGCCCCAAGGGCGACGCCGCGGCCGCCTGGAAGGCCGCGTGGTCCGCGGTGAGCGGCAGCAGCAGCGGTTACGAGCACCTCGGGATCAAGCCCGTCGAGTACAAGGGCTATCCGACCGTCGCCGACTGGAGCTTCGAGCGGAACCAGGGCGGCCAGCGGGTGCGCGTGCTCAACCGCGGCTTCAAGGTCGACGCCCGCCGCGGCTACTCGATCATGATCAGCTGCAAGGCGAGCGAATGGGACGGCGCGGAGTGCAGCACGCTGCGCAAGACGGCGTTCGCCACGTTCGCCCCGAAGGACTGA
- a CDS encoding nucleotide sugar dehydrogenase — MPADLAVIGLGHLGLPLAQAAAAAGIGTIGYDPDPRPAAELAAGRPPVDGSLSASEIRRMLSGGFRPTTDAAELGRVRTAVICAPTPLGPDRRLDLTAVGAAARALAARLRPHTTVLLGSPVEPGTTEGYLRTILEEGSGLRAGADFHLAYSPGRLDPGNRAHGQANTPQVIGGLTPACTESAATFYSRVSDKVVRARGLREAEAVKLLETNFRHVNIALVNEMAVLCHDLGVDLWDVIRCAETKPFGFQAFRPGPGVGGHGLPVDTVGPHRSLRLVELADQINERMPSYVVQRCATLLNEHGKSARAARILLLGVTYKPDLADRQGSPAPEIAHRLMELGASVGYHDPYVTDWRVNGRPVPRADSLYEAAATADLTVLLQHHRTYDLQGLAVKAQIFLDTRGASPAGAAHRL; from the coding sequence ATGCCCGCAGATCTCGCCGTCATCGGACTCGGCCACCTCGGACTGCCCCTCGCCCAGGCCGCCGCGGCCGCGGGCATCGGGACCATCGGCTACGACCCCGATCCCCGCCCCGCCGCCGAACTCGCCGCGGGCCGTCCGCCCGTGGACGGCTCCCTCAGCGCGTCGGAGATCCGCCGGATGCTCTCGGGGGGCTTCCGGCCCACCACCGACGCCGCCGAGCTGGGCCGGGTGCGCACCGCCGTCATCTGTGCGCCGACCCCCCTCGGCCCGGACCGCAGGCTCGATCTCACGGCGGTCGGTGCGGCCGCACGGGCGCTGGCCGCACGGCTTCGGCCGCACACCACCGTGCTGCTCGGGTCCCCGGTCGAGCCCGGCACCACGGAGGGCTATCTGCGGACGATCCTCGAGGAGGGCTCGGGGCTGCGCGCGGGCGCCGACTTCCACCTGGCCTACTCCCCCGGCCGGCTCGACCCCGGCAACCGCGCCCACGGTCAGGCCAACACCCCTCAGGTGATCGGCGGCCTGACGCCGGCCTGCACCGAGTCGGCGGCGACCTTCTACAGCCGCGTCAGCGACAAGGTGGTCCGCGCCCGCGGGCTGCGCGAGGCGGAGGCCGTCAAACTTCTGGAAACCAACTTCCGGCACGTCAACATCGCCCTGGTCAACGAGATGGCGGTGCTCTGCCACGACCTCGGCGTCGACCTGTGGGACGTCATCCGCTGCGCCGAGACCAAGCCGTTCGGGTTCCAGGCGTTCCGCCCCGGCCCCGGGGTGGGCGGGCACGGTCTCCCCGTCGACACGGTCGGCCCCCACCGCTCGCTGCGGCTCGTGGAGCTCGCTGACCAGATCAACGAACGCATGCCGAGTTACGTCGTCCAGCGCTGCGCGACCCTGCTGAACGAACACGGCAAGTCGGCCCGCGCCGCCCGGATCCTCCTCCTCGGCGTCACCTACAAGCCGGATCTCGCCGACCGGCAGGGCTCCCCCGCCCCGGAGATCGCGCACCGGCTGATGGAACTGGGCGCCTCGGTCGGCTACCACGACCCCTATGTGACGGACTGGCGTGTGAACGGCCGTCCCGTGCCCCGCGCCGACTCCCTGTACGAGGCCGCGGCAACCGCCGACCTCACCGTGTTGCTGCAGCACCACCGCACGTACGACCTGCAGGGACTGGCCGTCAAGGCACAGATCTTCCTGGACACCAGGGGAGCCTCCCCGGCGGGCGCGGCGCATCGTCTGTGA
- a CDS encoding response regulator transcription factor, producing MTSVLVCDDSPLAREALRRAVATVPGVERVTTAANGEEVLRRWGADRSDLILMDVRMPGLGGVETVRRLLSADPGARIIMLTVAEDLDGVALAVAAGARGYLHKDASRAELRATVTQALADPTWRLAPRRLRSAEMGAAPTLTAREIQVLEGMSHGRSNAEIGRELFLSEDTVKTHARRLFKKLGASDRAHAVALGFRWGLVR from the coding sequence ATGACATCCGTCCTCGTCTGCGACGACTCCCCGCTCGCCCGAGAGGCGCTCCGCCGCGCGGTGGCAACCGTGCCCGGCGTCGAGCGCGTGACGACCGCGGCCAACGGCGAGGAAGTCCTCCGCCGCTGGGGGGCCGACCGCTCGGATCTGATTCTGATGGACGTACGCATGCCCGGACTGGGCGGCGTCGAGACGGTCCGCCGGCTCCTCTCCGCCGACCCCGGAGCCCGGATCATCATGCTCACCGTCGCCGAGGACCTGGACGGCGTCGCGCTCGCCGTCGCCGCCGGCGCCCGTGGGTACCTGCACAAGGACGCCTCGCGCGCCGAACTGCGGGCCACGGTCACCCAGGCCCTCGCCGACCCGACCTGGCGGCTCGCCCCGCGCCGGCTGCGCTCGGCCGAGATGGGTGCCGCGCCGACCCTCACGGCCCGGGAGATCCAGGTGCTCGAGGGTATGAGCCACGGCAGGTCCAACGCCGAGATCGGGCGTGAGCTGTTCCTCTCCGAGGACACGGTGAAGACACACGCCAGGCGGCTGTTCAAGAAGCTGGGCGCCTCGGACCGGGCGCACGCCGTCGCGCTCGGATTCCGCTGGGGCCTGGTCCGCTGA
- a CDS encoding glycerol-3-phosphate dehydrogenase/oxidase, whose product MRTATLGPAQRAEALAAMAERELDVLVVGGGVVGAGTALDAVTRGLSTGIVEARDWASGTSSRSSKLIHGGLRYLEMLDFALVREALKERGLLLERIAPHLVKPVPFLYPLQHKGWERVYAGAGVALYDTMSVSSGHGRGLPVHRHLGRRHALRVAPCLRRDALVGALQYYDAQMDDARYVATLVRTAASYGAHAASRAPVIGFLREGERVVGARVKDIETGGEYEIRAKQIVNATGVWTDDTQAMIGERGQFHVRASKGIHLVVPKDRIHSTTGLILRTEKSVLFVIPWGRHWILGTTDTEWDLDKAHPAASSADIDYLLAHVNSVLAVPLTRDDVEGVFAGLRPLLAGESDATSKLSREHTVAHPVPGLVVVAGGKYTTYRVMAKDAVDEAVHGLDRRVAECVTEDVPLLGAEGYRALWNARARIAERTGLHVARVEHLLNRYGSMTEELLELVTADPGLGRPLSGADDYLRAEVVYAASHEGARHLDDVLTRRTRISIETFDRGTRCARECAELMAPVLGWDKEQIEKEVEHYEKRVEAERESQRQPDDLTADAARLGAPDIVPI is encoded by the coding sequence GTGAGGACAGCGACACTGGGACCGGCGCAGCGCGCCGAGGCCCTGGCCGCGATGGCGGAGCGCGAGTTGGACGTACTGGTGGTCGGCGGCGGAGTGGTCGGCGCGGGGACCGCGCTGGACGCGGTGACGCGCGGGCTGTCCACCGGAATCGTCGAGGCGCGTGACTGGGCGTCGGGTACGTCGAGCAGATCGAGCAAGCTGATCCACGGCGGGCTGCGCTATCTGGAGATGCTGGACTTCGCGCTGGTGCGGGAAGCCCTCAAGGAGCGCGGACTGCTGCTGGAGCGGATCGCCCCGCATCTCGTGAAGCCCGTGCCCTTCCTCTATCCGCTGCAGCACAAGGGCTGGGAGCGGGTCTACGCCGGAGCGGGCGTCGCGCTGTACGACACGATGTCGGTGTCCTCGGGCCATGGCCGCGGTCTGCCCGTCCACCGCCATCTCGGCCGCCGGCACGCCCTCCGGGTGGCCCCGTGTCTGCGGAGGGACGCCCTGGTCGGTGCCCTGCAGTACTACGACGCCCAGATGGACGACGCCCGTTACGTGGCGACCCTGGTGCGCACGGCCGCCTCGTACGGTGCGCACGCCGCCAGCAGGGCACCCGTCATCGGCTTCCTCCGCGAGGGGGAGCGCGTCGTCGGCGCCCGGGTGAAGGACATCGAGACGGGAGGGGAGTACGAGATCAGGGCGAAGCAGATCGTCAACGCCACGGGTGTCTGGACCGACGACACCCAGGCCATGATCGGCGAGCGCGGCCAGTTCCACGTCCGGGCCTCCAAGGGCATCCACCTCGTCGTGCCCAAGGACCGGATCCACTCGACCACCGGCCTCATCCTGCGCACCGAGAAGTCCGTCCTCTTCGTCATCCCCTGGGGGCGCCACTGGATCCTGGGCACCACGGACACCGAGTGGGACCTGGACAAGGCGCACCCGGCAGCCTCCAGCGCCGACATCGACTACCTTCTGGCGCACGTGAATTCGGTGCTCGCCGTGCCGCTCACCCGCGACGACGTCGAGGGCGTGTTCGCGGGGCTGCGCCCACTCCTCGCCGGGGAGTCGGACGCCACGAGCAAGCTCAGCCGCGAGCACACGGTGGCGCACCCGGTGCCAGGGCTGGTCGTCGTCGCCGGCGGAAAGTACACGACGTACCGGGTGATGGCGAAGGACGCCGTGGACGAGGCGGTGCACGGGCTGGACCGCCGGGTGGCGGAATGCGTCACCGAGGATGTGCCGCTGCTGGGAGCCGAGGGCTACCGCGCCCTGTGGAACGCACGGGCGAGGATCGCGGAGAGGACGGGCCTCCACGTCGCCCGCGTCGAGCACCTGCTGAACCGGTACGGGTCCATGACCGAGGAACTGCTGGAGCTCGTCACGGCCGATCCTGGGCTCGGCCGGCCGCTGTCCGGGGCGGACGACTACCTGCGGGCCGAAGTCGTCTACGCCGCCTCCCACGAGGGGGCACGGCACCTCGACGACGTGCTCACCCGGCGGACCCGCATCTCCATCGAGACCTTCGACCGGGGCACGCGCTGCGCGCGGGAGTGCGCCGAGCTGATGGCCCCGGTGCTCGGCTGGGACAAGGAGCAGATCGAGAAGGAAGTCGAGCACTACGAGAAGCGGGTGGAGGCCGAGCGGGAGTCGCAGCGGCAGCCGGACGACCTGACGGCCGACGCGGCGCGGCTGGGAGCGCCGGACATCGTCCCGATCTAG